A genomic segment from Clostridia bacterium encodes:
- a CDS encoding L-ribulose-5-phosphate 4-epimerase — translation MLLKSLREEVLDANLELVRRGLVLYTFGNASGISRKDALVAIKPSGVPYESLRPEDMVITDLEGKVIEGNLRPSSDLATHLALYQNFPDIGGVTHTHSEFATSWAQACRPIPCLGTTHADYFYGPVPVTPCLRPNEIETDYEKNTGLVICRTFADIEPGSVPAVLVANHGPFTWGKSAADAAHNAVVLESIARMAYYTAGLANTLAPISRELHDKHFLRKHGKAAYYGQVSAK, via the coding sequence ATGCTGCTGAAAAGCCTGCGAGAAGAAGTTCTCGACGCAAACCTTGAATTAGTTCGGCGCGGACTCGTGCTGTACACCTTTGGCAACGCGAGCGGTATATCTCGCAAAGACGCTCTCGTGGCTATCAAACCGAGCGGCGTTCCGTATGAGAGTTTGCGGCCCGAGGACATGGTGATTACCGACCTCGAGGGCAAAGTTATCGAAGGCAATTTGCGGCCTTCGTCCGACCTCGCTACCCACCTCGCGCTATACCAGAATTTCCCAGATATCGGTGGCGTTACGCACACGCACTCGGAATTTGCGACCTCGTGGGCGCAGGCGTGCCGGCCCATTCCCTGCTTAGGCACCACCCATGCAGACTATTTCTACGGACCCGTTCCGGTAACGCCATGTCTGCGGCCCAACGAAATCGAAACCGATTACGAAAAGAACACAGGGCTGGTCATATGCCGCACGTTTGCAGATATAGAGCCTGGCAGCGTGCCGGCCGTGCTAGTCGCGAATCATGGCCCCTTCACCTGGGGCAAAAGCGCGGCGGACGCAGCGCACAATGCGGTCGTTCTGGAATCCATCGCGCGCATGGCTTACTACACCGCGGGACTGGCGAACACGCTTGCCCCTATCTCGCGCGAACTTCACGATAAACACTTTTTACGCAAGCACGGCAAAGCAGCTTATTACGGACAGGTATCGGCCAAATGA
- the tkt gene encoding transketolase yields the protein MHHVDELSINTLRFLAVDAVEQANSGHPGLPLGAAPMAYVLWKRLLRHSPSNPAWFNRDRFVLSAGHGSALLYALLHVFGYDLSLDELKRFRQWESKTPGHPEHGLTAGIEATTGPLGQGFAMGVGMAIAEAHLAQKINKTGFPIVDHFTYGIVSDGDLMEGVSSEAASLAGTLGLGKLIYLYDDNHISIEGDTNLAFTENVLARFDAYGWHTQTVSDGNDLDSIESAIRTAQSVDDRPSLIAIRTHIGFGSPRQGKASAHGEPLGAKGVEETKSKLGWPLTPAFFVPQEVGEVRNSTLQNGVKVEAKWDALVARYAQEYPELGALLQRTIKGELPADVATVFPRFEADKKGMATRAASGKVMNAIAESIPELMGGSADLAPSTKTALTKFADFSREDRSGRNMHFGIREFAMGAIVNGMALHGGTIPYGSTFLVFSDYMRPALRLAALMQTHAVFVFTHDSIGVGEDGPTHQPIEHIMSLRMIPGLTVLRPADANETSAAWQIAIEKQGPVVMALSRQNLPTLADSAKTFDGSTKGAYVIDSDANPEVVLIGTGSEVHVAVAAAEKLRGTGVRVQIVSMPCWELFDSQSDEYREAVLPRGIPKVAIEAGVSLGWQKYTGHDGAVIGIDRFGASAPGDKLMGEFGFNVENVCAIVSAVLPRNAHAAKNVI from the coding sequence ATGCACCACGTGGACGAGTTAAGCATTAATACATTAAGATTTTTGGCCGTGGACGCTGTCGAGCAGGCAAATTCAGGACATCCCGGCCTGCCGCTTGGCGCTGCCCCCATGGCGTATGTCCTCTGGAAGCGCCTCCTTCGACACAGCCCCAGCAACCCGGCATGGTTCAATCGCGACCGCTTCGTCCTTTCCGCCGGTCATGGTTCGGCGCTTCTGTACGCTCTGCTCCACGTGTTTGGCTATGACCTGTCGCTAGACGAACTCAAGAGGTTCCGCCAGTGGGAAAGCAAGACACCGGGACATCCAGAGCATGGGCTGACGGCGGGCATTGAAGCAACGACTGGACCGCTCGGTCAGGGCTTTGCAATGGGCGTCGGAATGGCAATTGCCGAAGCGCACCTCGCACAGAAGATAAATAAGACGGGCTTCCCGATCGTCGATCACTTTACGTATGGAATCGTCTCGGACGGCGATCTGATGGAGGGCGTATCGTCGGAGGCTGCGTCGCTCGCGGGCACGCTCGGCCTCGGCAAGCTGATCTACCTCTACGACGATAACCACATTTCGATCGAGGGCGACACGAACCTGGCGTTTACGGAAAATGTGCTCGCAAGGTTTGATGCCTATGGTTGGCACACGCAGACCGTATCAGACGGCAATGATCTGGACAGCATAGAATCGGCAATCCGCACAGCGCAGAGCGTCGACGACCGGCCTTCACTGATCGCCATCCGGACACACATCGGTTTCGGCAGCCCCAGGCAGGGCAAGGCGTCGGCGCATGGCGAGCCTCTGGGCGCGAAGGGCGTGGAGGAAACGAAGAGCAAACTGGGATGGCCACTGACTCCGGCGTTCTTCGTTCCGCAGGAAGTTGGCGAAGTTCGAAACAGCACACTTCAGAACGGCGTCAAAGTGGAAGCCAAGTGGGACGCGCTCGTTGCGCGCTATGCGCAGGAGTATCCAGAACTCGGCGCACTGCTGCAGCGCACGATTAAAGGCGAGTTGCCGGCTGACGTAGCTACGGTGTTCCCGCGCTTCGAGGCAGACAAGAAGGGGATGGCGACCCGGGCGGCCTCGGGCAAAGTGATGAACGCGATCGCCGAGTCCATCCCTGAACTAATGGGCGGGTCTGCCGACCTCGCTCCATCCACCAAGACCGCTCTGACAAAGTTTGCGGACTTCTCCCGCGAAGACAGATCCGGACGCAACATGCACTTCGGCATACGGGAGTTTGCGATGGGCGCCATCGTGAATGGCATGGCACTGCATGGTGGCACGATTCCGTATGGATCCACTTTCCTGGTGTTCTCGGACTATATGCGGCCCGCATTGCGCCTGGCTGCGCTGATGCAGACTCACGCGGTTTTCGTCTTTACCCATGACAGCATCGGAGTGGGAGAAGACGGGCCTACGCATCAACCCATCGAGCACATCATGAGCTTGCGCATGATTCCCGGGCTCACGGTGCTGCGTCCTGCCGATGCCAACGAAACCTCCGCCGCATGGCAAATCGCTATCGAGAAGCAGGGGCCCGTCGTAATGGCCTTGTCTCGACAGAACTTGCCGACTCTGGCCGACTCTGCAAAGACCTTCGATGGTTCGACGAAGGGCGCCTATGTTATCGATAGCGACGCAAATCCCGAAGTCGTACTGATCGGCACCGGCTCAGAAGTTCATGTTGCAGTTGCCGCAGCCGAAAAGCTGCGTGGCACCGGTGTGCGGGTGCAGATCGTATCCATGCCTTGCTGGGAATTGTTCGACAGCCAATCGGACGAGTACAGAGAAGCCGTGCTGCCGCGCGGAATCCCGAAAGTCGCGATTGAGGCGGGCGTATCTCTCGGATGGCAGAAGTACACAGGGCACGACGGTGCGGTGATAGGCATCGACCGCTTCGGGGCCTCTGCACCCGGGGACAAGTTGATGGGTGAGTTTGGATTCAACGTTGAGAACGTCTGCGCGATTGTTTCTGCCGTTCTTCCGAGGAATGCGCACGCAGCAAAGAATGTAATCTGA
- a CDS encoding LacI family DNA-binding transcriptional regulator — protein MDIRDIAKRAKVSTATVSRTINRVPTVDPQLAKRVWKIIDELGYYPNKQARALVSGRSRLFGLIVSEITNPFFPEIIQVFEDIAVQHNYEILTTSTVHDPKRMELSVRRMIERRVDGVAVMTFGMEESLLLDDPKLQKVPLVFVDVGPRAPHISNIRIDYQHGIRQAVQHIAALRHERIAFISGPPDLKSAIARQSAFEASMHEIRQQIDPDLIIAGDHTIEGGMQAMGKLLRLPKRPTAVLCSNDMTALGVMHECYKEGIHIPTELSVVGYDDIRLARFVLPPLTTVQMSQAELARLAFHALLADVERETPAEQGTEYVLQTNLVLRDSTALAPSHSR, from the coding sequence ATGGACATACGAGATATTGCAAAGCGCGCGAAGGTGTCGACTGCCACGGTGTCCCGCACGATCAATCGGGTGCCGACCGTTGACCCACAGCTTGCCAAGCGCGTTTGGAAAATTATCGACGAGCTTGGGTATTACCCCAACAAGCAGGCACGAGCGCTGGTTTCGGGACGCAGCCGTCTTTTCGGGCTGATCGTATCGGAGATCACCAATCCGTTCTTTCCGGAAATCATCCAGGTTTTCGAAGACATCGCGGTCCAGCACAATTATGAAATCCTGACGACCTCGACGGTCCACGATCCTAAGCGCATGGAGCTCTCTGTGCGCCGCATGATCGAGCGCAGGGTCGATGGCGTCGCCGTGATGACGTTTGGAATGGAAGAAAGTCTTCTGCTGGACGATCCGAAACTTCAGAAGGTGCCGCTGGTTTTCGTCGACGTAGGTCCGCGAGCTCCGCACATCAGCAACATCCGTATCGACTACCAGCACGGAATCCGTCAGGCCGTGCAACACATTGCTGCGCTTCGCCACGAACGTATCGCGTTCATCTCGGGGCCGCCCGACCTCAAATCGGCGATTGCCAGGCAGTCGGCATTTGAAGCATCTATGCACGAGATACGGCAGCAGATCGACCCGGATTTGATTATTGCGGGCGACCATACGATTGAGGGCGGGATGCAAGCGATGGGTAAGTTACTTCGCTTGCCGAAGCGGCCCACCGCCGTGCTTTGCTCGAACGACATGACAGCGCTCGGTGTCATGCATGAGTGCTACAAAGAGGGCATTCATATCCCGACGGAACTTTCCGTGGTGGGGTACGACGACATCAGGCTGGCGCGTTTCGTCCTGCCTCCGTTAACGACCGTGCAGATGTCACAGGCCGAACTGGCCCGGTTAGCCTTCCATGCGCTGCTAGCGGATGTGGAGAGGGAAACCCCCGCGGAGCAGGGAACGGAATACGTCCTGCAGACGAATCTGGTGTTGCGCGACTCTACCGCTCTCGCGCCGTCGCATTCGCGCTAG